Part of the Petrotoga sp. 9PW.55.5.1 genome is shown below.
TATTTTTGGAATGCCTCCGATGTTTCCAATCGCTATTGCCATGGCATTTGAACTTGCAACTTACGGTGCAGTAATTGGTTTTTTATACCATAAATCCATTAAGAAATCTATCGCTTCCATTTACCGTTCTATGATTGGAGCCATGATATCTGGAAGAATTATTTGGGGACTTGTTATGATTTTTCTTTTAGGAATAAGAGGAAATGTTTTTACATGGCAAATGTTCATAGCTGGAGCTTTTTTAAACGCAATCCCAGGAATTATTTTACAGCTTGTTCTTATACCTTCAATTATGGTAATACTTGATCGTACTAACCTTGTTCAGTTCACTAAAAAAGTAGAAAATTAAAAAAACACCGCGTTTTTAAAACGCGGTGCTTTTATTTAAGGGCGGGACATGGGCAGAGAAAAAAATTAGAAAGGGGGCGATACCTACTCTTGCACGAAAGAATCGTACTACCATCGGCACGATACGGCTTAACCGTCAGGTTCGGTATGGGTCTGGGTGTTTCCCGTATCGTTTTCTTCACCCCCTATTACTCACTCACTAGTGCATAGGGTTTTTGAATGTCCAAAGCCTCGGGCTATTAGTACCGCTCGGCTCAATACTTCTCAGTACTTACACCTGCGGCCTATCTACGTCTTCTTCTCAGACTGCCCTTACCTCCTTAGAGTGGGAAGCCTCGTATTAGGGCCCGTTTCCCGCTTAGATGCTTTCAGCGGTTATCGGTTATATGTGTGGCTACTCAGCTCCTGCTACTTGCATAACAGCTGATTCACCAGGGACATACTCACTTCGGTCCTCTCGTACTAGAAGTAACCCCCTTCAAGCTTCCTACTCCCGCAGCAGATAGGGACCGAACTGTCTTACGACGTTCTGAACCCAGCTCACGTACCGCTTTAATGGGCGAACAGCCCAACCCTTGGGACCGACTTCAGCCCCAGGTTGCGATGAGCCGACATCGAGGTGCCAATCCACGCCGTCGATGTGAACTCTCGGGCGTGATTAGTCTGTTATCCCCGGGGTAACTTTTATCCGTTGATCGACGGCCCTTCCTCTCAGAACCGCCGGGTCACTAAGTCCAGGTTTCCCTCCTGTTCGACTCGTCAGTCTCTCAGTTAAGCAGGCTTTTGCCTTTGCACTCTTCAGTGGATTCCCAACCCACTTGAGCCTACCTTCGAACACCTCCGTTACTCTTTGGGAGGCAACCGCCCCAGTTAAACTGCCCGCCTAACACTGTCCAGCTAGCGCTCTCCACACTCCACTGTTAGTAACCCATCGTTGAAAGGGCGGTATCCCACCATCGGCTCTACCTGACCTGGCGATCAGGTTTCTTCGCCTCCCGCCTATCCTGTACATCCAACGATAAGTTACAATGTCAGGTTACAGTAAAACTCCACGGGGTCTTTCCGTCTAGCTGCGGGTCCTCGGCATCTTCACCGAGTCTGTAATTTCACCGGATCCTTCGTTAAGACAGCTCCCTAGTCGTTACGCCTTTCATGCAGGTCGGAACTTACCCGACAAGGAATTTCGCTACCTTAGGACCGTTATAGTTACGGCCGCCGTTTACCGGGGCTTCAGTTCGTAGCTTCCACCACTCCCCTTAACCTTCCGGCACTGGGCAGGCGTCAGTCCCTATACTTCCACTTTACGTGTTCGCAGAGACCTGTGTTTTTGGTAAACAGTCGCCAGGGACTTGTCACTGCGGCTCTGTCCACGAGTCGCCTCGCTTCCAGTCCACCCCTTCTCCCGAAGTTACGGGGCTATTTTGCCTAGTTCCTTAACGAAGGTTATTCCGCTCCCCTTTGCCTTCTAAGCTCGTCTACCTGTGTCGGTTTCCAGAACGGTCAGAGTAAGTTTCTTCACTACACGAGGCTTTTCTTGACAGTGTGACTGTCTACCGTCGGCCTTGCGGCCTCCCCATCACGACTCCTCCTCCACCGGCGGTTTTCCCTACCAGCTTCTTCGGCATCGTCGCTTGGAAGACTTTTCAACTTCGTCTCGGTAGCTTCGCCTCCTGTGTCCCCCCTTGTAGCTCCTCTTACTCCGGTACGGGATTCTTTACCCGTTTCCCATCGGCTACCCTTTTCAGGTTTACCTTAGGTACCGACTTACCCTGGGCGGACGACCCTTCCCCAGGTACCCTTAGACTTCCGGGGTGGGAGATTCTCACTCCCATTTCGTTACTCATGCCTGCATTCTCTCTTGTGCTTCGTCCAGCTAACTTTTCAGTTAGCCTTCTCCCTAACGCACATCGCTCCCCTACCTATAGCCTTTACGGCTATACCGTAGCTTCGGTGTACGACTTTAGCTCCGTTACATTTTCGGCGCAGTCCCCTTCTACCGGTGAGCTGTTACGCACTCTTTTAAGGATGGCTGCTTCTAAGCCAACCTCCCGGCTGTCTCAAGAGGTCCACTTCCTTTCACACTTAGTCGTCTCTTCGGAACCTTAGCTGTCGGTCTGGGCTCTTTCCCTTTCGACCATGAAGCTTTTTCCCCATAGTCTTTCTCCCTGCTTCTTAGTTATGGCATTCGGAGTTTGATTGGTTTCAGAGGTTTACCCCCCTACGCCATTCAGTGCTCTACCTCCATAACTTATCCACAGAGGCCGTGCCTACACACGTTTCGGGGAGAACCAGCTATCCCCAGGTTC
Proteins encoded:
- a CDS encoding ECF transporter S component → MKRKDLKNFNLSAMFIALGLILPFLTGQIQQIGSMLLPMHIPVLLCGLICGWQYGLFIGFLLPPLRSIIFGMPPMFPIAIAMAFELATYGAVIGFLYHKSIKKSIASIYRSMIGAMISGRIIWGLVMIFLLGIRGNVFTWQMFIAGAFLNAIPGIILQLVLIPSIMVILDRTNLVQFTKKVEN